A window of Stutzerimonas stutzeri genomic DNA:
TAATCCCGAGCCGCAGCTTCGAGGCCATCATCGGTCTCCGGCAGACGCGCCCAGGCGTTATCGGGAATGCATGGCAACGGCAGATGATAAGGGGCGATCCCGGTGGAAAGGTCCAGCCAATCCGACAGCGCAATGCCATAGCGCTGCGCCGCCGCCCGCAGGCGCCCGCCGTGCTCAAGCATACAGCCAGCCCCAGAACAGCAGCGCCAACAGCCACACGCCAACGCCCCCCCAGACCAGATCAAGTGCGTGCTCGATATGGCGCGCCTGCGGCACCTGGCCTCGTCCCAGTTCGGGACGCGCATGCACCTCACCGTGATAGATCGCGGCGCCGCCCAGTACCACGCCAAGCGCCCCAGCCCCGGCGGCCATCACCGGGCCGGCGTTGGGGCTGTCCCAGAGCGGCGCCTGGGTACGCCAGCAACGCAGCGCACGACGGGTGCGTCCAAGCAATGCATAGGTCAGCGCAACCAGCCGCGCTGGCACATAGTTGAGCACGTCGTCGATACGTGCCGCCGCCCAGCCGAAACGCTCGAAGCGCTCGTTGCGATAGCCCCACATGGCGTCCAGCGTGTTGCTCAGGCGATACAGCACCACACCGGGCGCCCCCGCAACGATGAACCAGAACAGGGCGGCAAACACCGCATCGCTGCCGTTTTCCAGCACCGACTCGGTGGCCGCACGGGCCACGCCCTCCTCGTCCAGCTGCGTGGTGTCACGACTGACGATGCAGCCGACGCGGCGCCTTGCCTCGGGCAGATCATGCCGCCATAGGGCCTGCGCCACCGGCAGCGCGTGTTCGCCAAGGCTGCGCAGCCCAAGCGCAAGGTAGAGCAGCACGATTTCCACCAGCCAGCCGATGCTGGGTAGCAGGCTGAGCAGCCAGGCCAGCAATGTCAGCGGCAGCACCGCCAGGCACCAGGCGGTCACACCGTGGCTGCGCCAGCCTCGCGCCGCAGGCCCGTTGAAATGCTGCTCCAGGCGATCGGCCAGACGCCCGAAGGCCACCAGCGGATGCGCCCGCTTCGGCTCGCCGAGCAGCGCATCCACCAACAGCGCTGCAGCGACCAATAGAAACAGGCTCAACCCTGGCGCTCCGCACAGGCGCCGACAATCAGGCGCGGCGCGCAGCGCCTCCCCTTACTGAAACCGCAACCGATGCGCTGTGCCCCTTGACTCATCTCGACTCCCAGCCGTTTTCGAAAACCATCTCGTCCAGCGAACGCGGCTGCGTCCAACCCTCCAGCGCCAGCATCGGAGCCGGATAGAACTCGTGCACCGGCCCAAGGCAAAGGATCGCCACCGGCTTGGCGCCTTCCGGCATATTGAGCAAGGCGGCCAGCGCAGTGGGATCGAACAGCGACACCCAGCCCATACCCAGCCCTTCCGCGCGCGCGGCTAGCCAGATGTTCTGGATCGCGCAGGCCAACGAGGCGAGGTCCATTTCCGGCAGTGTGCGGCGGCCGAAGACGTGTTGCTCGCGGCCATCCATCAGCGCGGCGACCAGCAACTCGGCGCAGTCCCCGATGCCTTCCACCTTGAGCCGCATGAACTCGGCCGAGCGTTCACCGAGCGCATCGGCCGTGCGCTGGCGCTCCTCGCCCACCAGATCGGCGATGGCCGTGCGCAGTGCCGGACGGGTAATGCGGATGAAGCGCCACGGCTGCATCAGCCCGACGCTGGGCGCCTGGTGCGCGGCCTGCAGGAGCCGCGCCAGCAGCTCCGGCGCCACCTCGCCAGCGGAAAAATGGCGCATATCACGGCGCTCGCCAATGGCCCGGTAGATTGCCGCGCGCTCTTGCGGGCTGAAGGCATGCTCGCTCATGGCCGCAACAGCGCCGCAGCCGCAACCGGATCGGACGGCAGGTAGAAGTGGATATAGGACGCAGTCAATCGCCTATCCCGATAGACCGCCTCGGCGGTGCGCTTGTAGTTCGGACACTCGCCGCGAGCCAGCGGCTCGAGGGGCGAGTCCAGTACGGAATGATGGAAGGTATGGCCGCGCAGGCACCCTTCCGGCAGCGACACTTCCTGTAGAGCCAACGCCGACAAACGCTTCTGCATTCGCGCCTCGCCGGGCAGCAGGCCGAGCATCTGCGCGCGCTCGCCAGCCAGATCGGTCAAGCCGTCGAGCAAATAGAGCATCCCGCCACACTCGGCGAGGATCGGTTTTCCCGCCTCATGGTGGGCGCGGATTGCATCGGCCATGGCACGATTACGCGACAGCGCGCGCAGGTGCAGCTCCGGATAACCGCCCGGCAGATACAGGCTATCGACGGCCGGCAGCCGCGTGAAACGCAGCGGGGAGAAGAACAACAGCTCGGCTCCCAGCGCTTGCAGGAGGTCGAGATTGGCTTGATAGAGAAACGCGAAGGCAGCATCGCGTGCCACACCGATACGCACGCCTTGAAGCAGCGGCGCGACAGGCCTCGGAGCGGGAGCAGCGAACACGACCGGCGGCGGCAGCTCAGTATCGGCGCTGAGGGCCAGCGCATCGGCTGCAGCGTCCAGCCGATGATCCAGATCGACCAGCTCTTCGGCCTGGATCAGCCCCAGGTGGCGGCGCGGCAGCTCCACCTCGGCACTTCGTGGCAACGCGCCGTACCAGCGAATCGACGCCGGCAGGCTGTCACGCAAAATCTCGCCATGCCGAGTGCTACCGACGCGGTTGGCCAGCACGCCGCCGAACGGCAGGTCCGGCTGAAAGCTGCTCAAGCCGTGAGCCATCGCTCCAAACGTTTGTGCCATGGCTGATCCATCGATCACGGCCATGACTGGCACACCGAAGCGCCGCGCCAGGTCGGCTGCCGAGGGAGCGCCATCGTACAGCCCCATGACCCCTTCGATAAGAATCAGATCCGCCGCGCCGGCTGCATCCCACAACAGGCGGCGTGAATCGTCTTCACCAACCATCCG
This region includes:
- a CDS encoding cobyrinate a,c-diamide synthase, producing the protein MTDRSCPALLIAAPASGQGKTTITAALARLHTRQGKRVRVFKCGPDFLDPMILARASGCPVYQLDLRMVGEDDSRRLLWDAAGAADLILIEGVMGLYDGAPSAADLARRFGVPVMAVIDGSAMAQTFGAMAHGLSSFQPDLPFGGVLANRVGSTRHGEILRDSLPASIRWYGALPRSAEVELPRRHLGLIQAEELVDLDHRLDAAADALALSADTELPPPVVFAAPAPRPVAPLLQGVRIGVARDAAFAFLYQANLDLLQALGAELLFFSPLRFTRLPAVDSLYLPGGYPELHLRALSRNRAMADAIRAHHEAGKPILAECGGMLYLLDGLTDLAGERAQMLGLLPGEARMQKRLSALALQEVSLPEGCLRGHTFHHSVLDSPLEPLARGECPNYKRTAEAVYRDRRLTASYIHFYLPSDPVAAAALLRP
- the bluB gene encoding 5,6-dimethylbenzimidazole synthase produces the protein MSEHAFSPQERAAIYRAIGERRDMRHFSAGEVAPELLARLLQAAHQAPSVGLMQPWRFIRITRPALRTAIADLVGEERQRTADALGERSAEFMRLKVEGIGDCAELLVAALMDGREQHVFGRRTLPEMDLASLACAIQNIWLAARAEGLGMGWVSLFDPTALAALLNMPEGAKPVAILCLGPVHEFYPAPMLALEGWTQPRSLDEMVFENGWESR
- the cbiB gene encoding adenosylcobinamide-phosphate synthase CbiB, giving the protein MSLFLLVAAALLVDALLGEPKRAHPLVAFGRLADRLEQHFNGPAARGWRSHGVTAWCLAVLPLTLLAWLLSLLPSIGWLVEIVLLYLALGLRSLGEHALPVAQALWRHDLPEARRRVGCIVSRDTTQLDEEGVARAATESVLENGSDAVFAALFWFIVAGAPGVVLYRLSNTLDAMWGYRNERFERFGWAAARIDDVLNYVPARLVALTYALLGRTRRALRCWRTQAPLWDSPNAGPVMAAGAGALGVVLGGAAIYHGEVHARPELGRGQVPQARHIEHALDLVWGGVGVWLLALLFWGWLYA